gcccctggcaggcAGTGGGAAAGCTGGGAGGCATGTGCAGGACACACACCCAGACACCAGGGGGTTCAGCAATCGGGACAGAGCGAGGGCGGCCGCGACTGGCTGGAGGATGCAGGCGcaggctccctgcaggcacGGATTGGGAAGCCGGGGCGAGCGGCCGGGatgctccctcccttcctctgaGCGCAGCATCCCGCTGCCCCGGCGGGATAAACACCCGCTTCCTGCCCTTAATcagctccagaggggctggggggggacagagaggcagaggaaaaaaaaaaaactctggaaagaaaaactcatttcctgcgacagaagaaaaagataaagtCTGGATTCATTAAAGTGAACTTTACTGGGGAGAGACGGGAAAGAGCCAAACACAATGTCCTTGAAATTTCCTCCGCACGGCTCCGTCCACGAAAACAGGATAAAGCCGCTTCCGCTGTCTCTGCTGGAGTGCACTGGGGAGAACTGGGGCCGGGGGCTGCTCACAGGCAGTCGAGGTGGGTGCAGACCTGCTGGAAAACCTCCTCCACAGAGCCCTCGGCGTTGAGCTGGGTacagaggggacagccgggggacTTGCCCGAGGGCTCTCACCCGAGAGCAACTGAACTCTCCCAGGGATGCATTTTGGCCATGGGTGAAGAGACCAGGGCTTGTTTAGGGCAAAGGGGTGCAGGCCATCCTTGGAGGGGGTCGCATTGGCAATGCGAGGGGTCAGGCCCACCCCAAACTAGGCAGGATTGGTTTTCCTGCTTCCCTCATCATCCCCATCCAGCACCTCCCCTCccaggctgtggggctgggggtgctgccaTGAGTCTCATTCCCGCTTACCTGGCGGACGATGCCTCTGCTCTTGTAGAAGGCAATGACAGGCTCAGTGGCCTTGTAGTAGGTCTCCAAACGCTTCTTGATGGTCTCCTCATTGTCATCCACCCTCCCACTGGTCTCTCCTCTCTTCAGCAGGCGTTTCACCATCGTGTCCTTCCCCGCATCCACGTACAGCAGCAGCGTGGGGGGCGCGATCTGTGCACAGAGGGGACGTGGCTGTCACCACACTGAGCTGGTGTggctctggtttggtttggggggtGGTGGTGGTCAGCATGAGGGTCACAAATGTCCTCACACCACCCTCTGCCTCCATTCACATGGATCTGGGGGCCAGCAGGACACATTGATGTCCCCACACCATCTCCTGCCTCCCACCACTTTGGTCTGGCAGCCACCAGGACACTCTTCCAGTGGCCTCTAGAGCCATGTAGAGGAAGGCAAAGGCACACTGCAGCCAAGCCCTGGCTCTCTGCCATCACCATCAtgtcagcactgctgccacGCTCTGTCAGCCTGAGGACACCCTGGTCCCTCCCACTGTGCTCTGGGcacaggctgtccccaggcagggggaCCTGCTGCCCAGTTTAGACCCTTCTAGGATGTGATCTCTGCTGGAAtggggagcccaggctgctgctggattGAGTCCCTGTGCTAAGCTGCTGCATGGCATGGCCCAGCatagcacagcacagcaccagtCCTCACCTTCTTCTCAAACTCCTCTCCCTGCTTCACCTCGCGGGGGTATCCGTCGATCAGGAAGCCCTTGGACACGTCTGCTTTGGCCACCATGGCGTCCCTCAGCATGTCCAGCACCGTGTCCTGGAGGGGGAGGACAGAGCTGCTATGGGTGACATGGGACAACAGGACTCCCACCCAGCAtccccagtccctgcagcatccctgctgcaAACCCCACCCTGGGATGGCAGGGCCAGAGATGCCTGAGCCGTGTGCCAACCATTACTGTGGTGGCCCCACTGCCACCCCTGCACATCCCATAATGTATGTGACAGCTGGTGGCTGGCAGGGACTCACCAGGGGCACCAGCTCTCCCTTCTCCATGATGGCCTGCAGCTTCTTGCCCCGCTCCGAGCCCGAGCTGACCTCTGCCCGCAGCAGGTCCCCCGTGGACAGGTGGGTGTAGCCATACTTCTGCACAATCTTCTCACACTGTGTCCCTTTGCCCGAGCCAGGGCCACCTGCAAGGCACACGTGTGCCCCCAGCCATGGGTAAGGAGAGGGAGGGTACacgggagcagcagcacagacacgCACGAGCCCTCAGAGCTCAGTGACACGGCAGttggtgtccccaagcccagcaCCAAGGGGATGGACAGAGCTCCTCTTCAGGTTGCCCAAGTGCTTGGGGGTGACATGGGCTGTTGGGAATTGGCATGTGGGCACCACACCCTGATGGATGGCACCCAGGGCATCACCACCCAGGGTTTTGTCACATTACCTCCCAGGGTTTTGTTGTCACATCAACCCCCAGTCGTTTACTGTCACATCACCCCAGATGCTGCCACCCCATGACTGGCCAGAGGTGCCCTCATGGTCCCACCATACCCCATGTGGTCTCAAGGAGCCAAGCTGGAGCCACGGCCATCCCACAGTGCCTGGGAATAGCCCAGTctcagcctccagccctgcttccccagCCTAGAGGTACAGGGAAAAGGCCTGGGCTGaccccagcagtgacaggatCCAGACACAGACTTACCCACCACAAAGATGATTTTGTGTTGCTTGAGcttttctggaaaagagaaagggaaaaaaaaattatcaaaagcCAGAAGGTCCATCAGGGAGtaaggtgtccccagggggtGCCAGATCCAGGGCAGGCATCCCTGGGGATAGAGGGGACCGATCCAGGAGAGTCCTGGGGAGAAGATGGAGAGGGAAGCAGACGTGTGTCCTGGTCACCTGGGCAGCTTGGGATGTGTGGCCACATCTGAGCACAAAGACCCCATGGCACCTCGGCCATGGGGCTGGAATTCCAGTGCCACGTGGTGTCCCAGAGGTGCTCATTGTCCACGGCtccactgcaggcagggactgGCCTCATCCATCCCTGTGGCCGGCTCCTCACCCCGCTGGGCTAACTGGGGCCGTGGCAGGCTCGGGTGGCATCGAGCACCTGGCACAACCCCGCAGTCCCTGGACCCCAGGGCAGGTCCCTGGACTTGGTGGCCGCTGTGCAAGTGGCACTGAGTGCCCCgtcccctgcccagcacctggcacagggctctCAGCACCTGTGGGGTCTGTGCACCAGCCGTGGCGTGGGGCGATGCCAGGGTGTGATGCCGAAGGGGGAAGCAGAGCTAAAAATAAAgttgagctgctctggggccacTTTCCCATCTCCTGATTACAGCTGGATGAAATTTCAACTCCTTGGCACCCAGcactccccagagctggggatggagccaAGAGTCTGGCAGGGACCAATGGGATGTGGGGCATGTgggggggctggagggacaTGGGGGATGGACAGAAGGGAGGGAGGCAAGGACACAGGGGCACGTGGAGGGGGGAATGCAAAGAGCACCAGGGCTGCACATAATGGGGACAAATGCAGGggacagaggcagggagggaaggggaatgCAGAGGGGGTGGATACAGGGGGGCCAAGGGGACGGATGCAGGGGGGACAAAGGGGATTAATTCCAGGGTGGGATTGATGCAGGGGGCAACCAAGGAAAAAGACACAAGGGAGACAGGGAGATGCAGAGGGAATGGATGCAGGGGACACTGAAGGGACAGAAGCATGCAGGGAGGTGGATCACTCACCTGTCGCCATGCTGATGGTTCAGGCACAGAAGCACTTAAGGCTGCCAGGAAAGAGAAGGATAAACAACTCAGCACATCAGGTCACCAATagtctggggagaaaaagggtCTCCCTTTTTTGGCCATGACAATGCCCAGCTTCAAGCCCAGACTGGGGGGATGGGACAGAAGACACAACTCCTGGCTTGGCCCTGGAATAGGGAGCTGAGGGATCTCTGCTTCTGCGGCCATCACTCACCTGGCTCCCAGCAGTCACCCTCCGCATCCGGCTGCGGTAAGGGCATCCCCATGCCGGGTGACGCGTGGTGACGTTGCCGgcttcctcccctgccctgcccacatCCCAATGCCTGGGGTGCTGCCCGACAGCAGGAAACCCGCTTGGGATGCCCGATGCCACCACAGCACCgagggatggaggcagcacCCCCGGCTCCCCAGGGGCTGGTTTTAGGGGGGTGTCAGAAGGAGGGGGTGCAGCCCCCCCATGGCACCCCCAGGAGCTCGAGGGCTGTTTGGCCACCCCACCTGGCCGCACCCAGCCCCGCAGCACCCGAGCTGCTTGGCCGCGGTGCGTCACCCCGAACCGGCCGGACGGGGTGCAGGGAGGGGGCACCCGCAGCCGCTGGCAGGTCGTGTTACAGCCTCCAAAGGGCAGGGGCCAAGAATGGCCGGGCTGAAACCGGCACCGGGTCACATCCCACCGGCGCCGCGGGGACAAAGTCCTG
This window of the Camarhynchus parvulus chromosome 17, STF_HiC, whole genome shotgun sequence genome carries:
- the AK1 gene encoding adenylate kinase isoenzyme 1 isoform X1, with amino-acid sequence MRPVPACSGAVDNEHLWDTTWHWNSSPMAEVPWGLCAQMWPHIPSCPEKLKQHKIIFVVGGPGSGKGTQCEKIVQKYGYTHLSTGDLLRAEVSSGSERGKKLQAIMEKGELVPLDTVLDMLRDAMVAKADVSKGFLIDGYPREVKQGEEFEKKIAPPTLLLYVDAGKDTMVKRLLKRGETSGRVDDNEETIKKRLETYYKATEPVIAFYKSRGIVRQLNAEGSVEEVFQQVCTHLDCL
- the AK1 gene encoding adenylate kinase isoenzyme 1 isoform X2 yields the protein MATEKLKQHKIIFVVGGPGSGKGTQCEKIVQKYGYTHLSTGDLLRAEVSSGSERGKKLQAIMEKGELVPLDTVLDMLRDAMVAKADVSKGFLIDGYPREVKQGEEFEKKIAPPTLLLYVDAGKDTMVKRLLKRGETSGRVDDNEETIKKRLETYYKATEPVIAFYKSRGIVRQLNAEGSVEEVFQQVCTHLDCL